In Cydia pomonella isolate Wapato2018A chromosome 1, ilCydPomo1, whole genome shotgun sequence, one genomic interval encodes:
- the LOC133527186 gene encoding chondroitin sulfate proteoglycan 4 — translation MEFILILSFIPLGLAYDKASFYGASFITYPLQEAKGVTDISFRFRTHLSDALLLLAAGKTDYCMIKLESGRIKLHINLGAGESELSSPKGIFLNDSQWHHVSIIRREANLTMKVDDTTVRKRLPGRFFELNIHFGVFLGGQGDFSELFLGHMENFRGCMEDVFYNGVKIIEKARSRSASVHVEGVTWNCAPEFDADINSDISFIDEGAYLILPKINSRAGGRWQIEFKTITPNAIILYNPGGGRGSVSDFLGVEILDGVVRVKMARGQIIHTVRVSDGQWHKIHLLFNPSLIELSVDNIAMSTRIESGGTRYLDLSDSFYLGGIETDKRQRAFAKGIKAADSSIMGCIKPIEVDDKIYGLPNSVVTYGVSPKCIWWYPCHASPANPPCVPQAVCEQHGVDHFTCKCGSDLCINPDYAEKYKVFSKSSSELELVALYPLTVLEGGVAVITTQNIDVVLDHHKYGVRPSGVVFHLSQSPQHGRIANDLSLQRNSPQYSNYLDGDGKMKQYFTLMNLSRDKVRYVHDGSENHQDSIVLDMELIPETKFTLPSYLQGWNTFVLHVNVTPVNDPPVLNLLPAKVLRLTQGTRKVITSDILKAEDPDTPPEDLLYTVLHGKNELQSGHIEMSGQPVDSFTQQDIDSGVISYVHGSNNERQLNKTSLKVTLQVSDGIETSGPAILRISIVPLQVRLINNTGLQLVHNSYAIITADNLTFTTNADESNVQVKYDIVKPPQFGVIERLRVLDGTWQTVDSFTSEMVTFRRVRYMHLLGNPSHDEFKFKASVGTIRTNTLYDFRLTFIKLDLYQSINEELVLNNTREAFISAQHLKFKTKPIGLPSDRIIYTILKSPKYGILHLSSGKYHLQTHSTFTQQHIDTDQLWYRLHRRAYSHIQDEFSFVVGATECENITGVMTIRHTPAYSTSEHSLGRVHTTLERLQVMEGSRMVIPATHLNFRTDSVTNLVFNITHLPRHGKIEVISESLKILRDNTTYFTLKELNSDRVYYSHDDSESRHDSFHFMALSPEPEDFQYVGVFHIDIILKNDNSPVRANDKVFHIVHGGARLITARDLSYTDADLDTKPADIIYTIQRFTKDPPNGGIYRADNPAELIAQFSQDDINKNLVLFKHQGKEYGKMAFWISDGLFDVNGNLEIQASPPFIRMYPTNGSIVENGKAVVITTRDMQVDTNMNCLEEDIRYEVTLEPKHGAIEVGEGQGAVTFSQLDVAAGRVAYRHREPRTPADQFRFKVKCLEAWGEGTYPIKIFPSSYWEPLKVTTNRPLVVEESTSVNITRDVLEVMHPQIEPSNIIFQITQGPYHGWLEITATPGVVEVETSNDEPAHTTVFDQSIINGNRLVYMQSGVNRTRDKIVMDVTNGIVWLRNVELNIIIIPEHFYVTVSNLTVVEGEAISIKPEMFRTITEYYRGKVVAYKVLEKPKYGKILMGDQELTLLPVLKLNSGNIQYVNDGSEESSDSFKLAAATESNKESEPFVVRVSIAPVNDETPIVAANTGLCVWEGGTFTFTRNELYVNDIDTPLENVTIIVVDIVSGHIAMKGNIHEPVTRFTQADIDNGNVVFVHKNGSKGKMIFNVTDGLHELSKITFLITTKSVSLKLIRKHNLRVFPLMREPLNNYLLMAKCSDYTRTIVYKIDRTPSLGRLIMLSEDSHHRSIKQFTQEDVNNTLVYYEHTHPFSDLHTNDSFIFTVEAALAKPITDQVFNIDISVSSGGLAKYVHIPQIKVNEGDKVPIKVNVTNVIVYLESQAGLRQPQVEAQWSQPAHGTLQPAVSSLTQAQLEAGAVLYQHDDSDTTQDKIEMSLFLLPEYVLLCNVTITIHIIPINDQPFRLLTETPQIQVVQGENYTITKKDLITEDADTSSTGILYDIISGPTQGRIVMMDKNLSIDDAQSINKFTQDDINNGRVIYEHSGMLQTATFYFRVWDGQFKPMYKIFTIDVLPVSLNASTLHPVLLQQGSNVATVTTEQIYIETNAKKYKVWYNITRQPLHGMIYVGRNPVTYFSHRDLMDKVVIYMQNDMTAASDSFDLIAYIHNSNSTNPFTINVLVQPLMALKDIKVEGDKSRITLSNMDATGLAKLTGSNPIYTILSKPKHGTVKNIIRSSGGNTSAREREVPYFTHEDIKAGVIYYVTKKRSQELVGKEDSFRFLLAATIFQPAAGEVKIFIGSKSKKNLPGPNDPESHEGVPVANGDSASYYLTILMALSGVVLAMLVLLALVRCRRCLASDRRARAKAHGQSQGAVAPIPLPRPPDHLMPSPAHPTPPIKRYVSSEQSVHTGASTPLPSGGSVACKVTPLADAALPDLNARYPYGTEDHTDAEDWSSYEASETAYPIRAPGVAPANPMLRRNQYWV, via the exons ATGGAATTCATTCTTATTTTGTCGTTTATCCCTCTGGGATTGGCTTACGACAAAG CATCTTTCTACGGAGCTAGCTTTATAACATACCCTCTTCAAGAAGCAAAGGGTGTCACAGACATCAGTTTTCGGTTTCGAACACATCTATCAGATGCATTGTTGCTCCTGGCTGCAGGAAAAACCGATTATTGCATG atcaaGCTAGAGAGTGGGAGAATAAAGTTGCACATAAACCTGGGTGCTGGTGAAAGTGAACTGTCTTCTCCTAAAGGAATATTCCTGAACGACTCTCAATGGCACCATGTTAGCATCATCAGGAGGGAAGCTAATCTAACTATGAAG GTTGATGATACTACTGTAAGAAAAAGACTACCAGGAAGATTCTTTGAATTGAACATACACTTCGGAGTATTTCTGGGAGGGCAAGGTGATTTCTCTGAACTGTTCCTGGGCCATATGGAAAACTTCCGGGGGTGCATGGAGGAT GTGTTTTATAATGGagttaaaataatagaaaaagcTAGAAGTCGCAGTGCCTCAGTGCATGTAGAGGGCGTCACTTGGAACTGTGCACCTGAATTCGATGCAGACATTAACTCAGACATTAGCTTCATTGATGAAGGCGCCTATCTTATACTACCCAAGATCAATTCTAGGGCTGGAGGGAG atggCAGATTGAATTCAAGACAATAACACCTAATGCTATAATTCTTTATAATCCTGGAGGTGGGAGAGGCTCAGTGTCTGATTTTCTTGGTGTTGAAATACTTGATGGAGTGGTCAGAGTTAAAATGGCGCGTGGACAAATCATACACACTGTGAGAGTCAGCGATGGACAGTGGCATAAAAtacatttgttatttaatccTTCACTAATAGAG cTCTCTGTGGACAACATAGCAATGAGTACAAGAATCGAAAGTGGAGGTACCCGGTATTTAGACCTGTCTGACTCATTCTATCTTGGTGGAATCGAAACCGATAAGCGACAGAGGGCTTTCGCTAAAGGAATCAAAGCAGCCGATTCCAGCATAATG GGTTGCATAAAACCGATAGAGGTTGATGATAAAATATACGGACTGCCAAACTCCGTGGTCACCTACGGCGTGAGCCCTAAATGCATTTGGTGGTACCCGTGCCACGCCAGCCCCGCCAACCCTCCCTGCGTGCCGCAGGCGGTGTGCGAGCAGCATGGCGTCGATCACTTCACTTGTAAATGCGGCTCTGACCTGTGCATTAACCCTGACTATGCCGAAAAGTACAAG gtATTCTCAAAGTCCAGCAGTGAACTGGAACTGGTAGCACTGTATCCTCTAACAGTGCTGGAAGGCGGAGTCGCAGTCATCACGACGCAGAACATCGACGTGGTGTTGGACCACCACAAGTACGGCGTGCGCCCGTCGGGGGTTGTGTTTCATCTATCCCAGTCCCCGCAACACGGAAGGATAGCTAACGACTTATCTCTGCAAAGGAACTCTCCGCAGTATTCTAATTATCTCGATGGTGATGGCAAAATGAAGCAATACTTTACACTCATGAATTTGTCAAGAGACAAG GTGAGGTATGTTCATGACGGTTCGGAAAATCATCAAGATTCAATTGTACTTGACATGGAACTTATTCCAGAGACTAAATTTACTCTACCAAGCTACTTACAAGGATGGAATACTTTCGTTTTACATGTCAACGTCACTCCGGTCAACGACCCTCCGGTCCTCAATTTGCTTCCAGCGAAAGTATTAAGACTGACACAG GGAACGCGTAAAGTAATAACTTCAGATATTCTAAAAGCGGAGGACCCTGACACACCGCCGGAGGATCTGCTATACACTGTGTTGCACGGAAAAAATGAATTGCAGAG TGGGCACATTGAGATGTCCGGACAACCAGTTGACTCCTTCACACAACAAGATATTGACTCTGGAGTGATCTCGTACGTCCACGGCTCGAACAATGAGAGACAACTGAACAAAACATCTTTGAAAGTCACGTTACAG GTCTCAGACGGCATAGAAACTAGCGGTCCGGCGATTTTGCGCATATCAATAGTGCCCCTCCAAGTTCGCTTAATAAACAACACTGGACTGCAACTGGTGCACAACTCGTACGCTATTATCACGGCTGATAATCTGACATTCACCACTAATGCTGACGAGAGCAATGTGCAAGTCAA GTATGACATAGTAAAACCGCCTCAGTTtggagtgatagagaggctGCGAGTTCTGGACGGCACGTGGCAGACAGTGGACTCGTTCACGAGTGAGATGGTCACCTTCCGCCGCGTTCGGTACATGCATCTGCTCGGAAACCCTTCCCACGACGAATTCAAG TTTAAAGCTTCGGTGGGCACGATTCGAACGAACACTTTGTACGACTTTCGACTTACTTTCATCAAACTTGATCTTTACCAATCGATTAATGAAGAACTGGTGTTAAACAATACCAGAGAAGCGTTCATTTCGGCGCAGCATTTGAAATTCAAGACGAAGCCAATTGGCCTACCGAGTGATCGAATTATTTATACGATACTTAAGTCGCCTAAGTATGGCATACTGCACCTGTCTTCTGGGAAGTACCATCTGCAAACACACAGCACGTTTACTCAGCAACATATCGACACCGACCAGCTGTGGTACCGCCTACATAGACGTGCATACTCTCACATCCAAGACGAATTCTCATTTGTAGTTGGAGCCACCGAGTGCGAGAACATCACTGGAGTAATGACGATCCGACACACACCAGCCTACTCAACCTCGGAGCATTCGTTGGGGCGTGTACATACGACTTTAGAACGACTGCAGGTTATGGAAGGTTCTAGAATGGTCATACCTGCTACTCATTTAAATTTCCGAACGGACTCTGTTACAAATCTTGTTTTCAATATAACCCATTTGCCGCGACATGGAAAAATCGAAGTAATAAGCGAaagcttaaaaatattaagagaTAACACCACTTATTTCACTTTAAAGGAATTGAATTCAGATAGGGTTTACTACTCACACGATGATTCCGAAAGTAGACACGATTCTTTTCACTTTATGGCGCTCAGTCCTGAACCCGAAGATTTTCAGTATGTAGGGGTATTTCACATCGATATAATACTTAAGAACGACAACAGCCCAGTGAGGGCGAACGATAAAGTGTTTCACATTGTACACGGAGGCGCCCGCCTCATCACGGCCAGGGACCTGAGCTACACTGACGCTGACTTGGATACGAAGCCGGCCGATATCATCTACACGATCCAAAGATTCACTAAAGACCCTCCAAACGGAGGTATATACAGAGCCGATAACCCCGCGGAACTCATTGCTCAATTCTCCCAggatgatattaataaaaacctTGTTCTATTCAAACATCAAGGTAAAGAGTATGGTAAGATGGCATTTTGGATATCGGACGGTTTATTTGACGTGAATGGAAATCTTGAGATTCAAGCATCGCCACCGTTTATTCGAATGTACCCCACAAACGGATCAATAGTTGAAAACGGTAAAGCGGTTGTAATTACGACGAGGGATATGCAAGTGGATACAAACATGAACTGTTTGGAAGAAGACATACGGTACGAGGTGACGCTGGAGCCGAAACACGGCGCCATCGAGGTCGGGGAGGGGCAGGGCGCGGTGACGTTCTCGCAGCTGGACGTGGCTGCCGGCCGCGTGGCCTACCGCCACCGCGAGCCCAGGACTCCTGCCGACCAGTTCAG GTTTAAAGTCAAGTGTCTGGAAGCCTGGGGTGAAGGGACATATCCAATTAAAATATTCCCATCAAGTTACTGGGAGCCGCTTAAAGTAACAACTAACCGACCTCTGGTAGTCGAGGAATCTACAAGTGTCAACATCACCAGGGATGTCTTGGAG GTCATGCATCCACAAATCGAACCGTCGAACATAATTTTCCAAATAACTCAAGGTCCGTATCATGGCTGGCTGGAAATCACCGCAACTCCTGGTGTGGTTGAGGTGGAGACCTCGAACGATGAGCCGGCACACACGACCGTGTTCGACCAGTCGATCATCAATGGCAACCGCCTGGTGTACATGCAGTCTGGCGTCAACCGCACTAGGGATAAGATCGTAATGGACGTCACTAATGGCATCGTATGGTTGAGGAATGTCGAAttgaatatcataattattccAGAACATTTTTACGTGACGGTGTCTAATTTGACCGTTGTCGAAGGAGAAGCCATCAGTATTAAGCCAGAAATGTTCCGCACGATAACAGAGTACTACAGAGGAAAAGTGGTGGCATATAAGGTACTTGAAAAACCCAAATATGGAAAGATTTTGATGGGCGACCAGGAATTGACTTTACTGCCTGTTCTTAAACTTAATTCTGGAAATATTCAG TATGTAAACGACGGTTCGGAGGAGTCGTCGGACTCGTTCAAGCTGGCGGCGGCGACGGAGAGCAACAAGGAGAGCGAGCCGTTCGTGGTGCGCGTGAGCATCGCGCCGGTCAACGACGAGACGCCCATCGTGGCCGCCAACACCGGGCTCTGTGTCTGGGAGGGCGGCACCTTCACGTTTACTAGGAACGAGCTGT atgTGAACGACATCGATACGCCACTAGAAAATGTTACAATAATTGTGGTTGATATAGTTTCTGGGCATATTGCTATGAAGGGGAATATCCACGAGCCTGTCACACGTTTCACTCAGGCTGATATTGATAACGGAAATGTGGTTTTCGTCCACAAAA ATGGCTCTAAAGGCAAAATGATCTTCAACGTTACAGACGGACTACACGAACTGTCTAAAATAACGTTTCTAATTACAACAAAATCGGTATCTTTGAAACTTATCAGAAAGCATAATCTTCGGGTTTTCCCTCTAATGAGAGAACCGTTAAACAATTATTTGCTGATGGCTAAATGCTCAGATTACACCAGAACAATTGTCTATAAAATAGACAGAACACCATCTCTCGGCAGACTGATTATGCTCAGTGAAGACAGCCACCACAGATCCATCAAGCAGTTTACACAGGAAGACGTCAATAACACCCTTGTCTACTATGAACATACACATCCTTTTTCAGATCTGCACACGAACGACTCTTTTATATTTACGGTTGAAGCCGCCCTAGCTAAACCGATAACAGATCAAGTTTTCAACATCGATATATCGGTATCTTCCGGAGGCTTGGCTAAATATGTTCATATACCTCAGATTAAGGTGAACGAGGGTGATAAAGTTCCCATCAAAGTGAACGTTACGAACGTAATAGTATACCTGGAGAGTCAAGCGGGGCTGAGACAGCCTCAGGTGGAGGCGCAGTGGTCGCAGCCGGCGCACGGCACGCTGCAGCCGGCCGTGTCGTCGCTGACGCAGGCACAGCTCGAGGCTGGCGCCGTCCTTTACCAACACGACGATTCCGACACTACACAAGACAAAATAGAAATGTCCCTCTTTCTTCTACCTGAGTATGTTCTCCTGTGTAATGTCACTATTACTATTCATATTATTCCAATCAACGACCAACCTTTTAGACTTTTGACCGAAACGCCGCAAATACAGGTGGTACAGGGTGAGAATTATACAATCACTAAAAAAGATTTGATTACCGAGGACGCTGACACTAGTTCCACTGGCATACTTTACGACATTATAAGCGGTCCCACTCAAGGGAGGATCGTCATGATGGACAAGAATTTGAGCATTGATGACGcacaatcaataaataaattcactcAAGATGATATCAACAATGGACGCGTAATCTATGAGCATTCTGGCATGCTTCAAACGGCCACTTTCTACTTTAGGGTATGGGACGGACAGTTCAAACCTATGTATAAGATATTCACGATTGACGTGTTGCCGGTATCACTAAACGCGTCTACATTGCATCCAGTATTATTACAACAAGGCTCTAATGTTGCAACAGTGACCACCGAGCAAATATATATCGAAACCAACGCCAAAAAGTACAAAGTGTGGTACAATATTACTAGACAACCTCTTCACGGCATGATATACGTGGGCAGGAATCCAGTCACCTACTTTTCCCATAGGGATTTGATGGATAAGGTGGTCATTTATATGCAGAACGATATGACCGCAGCTAGTGACAGCTTCGACCTTATTGCATACATCCACAACAGTAATTCCACAAACCCTTTCACAATAAATGTTTTGGTTCAGCCTCTGATGGCTTTGAAAGATATAAAAGTCGAAGGTGATAAGTCGAGAATAACTCTGAGCAATATGGACGCCACCGGTCTAGCCAAGTTGACTGGAAGTAATCCAATCTATACCATCTTAAGTAAACCTAAACATGGTACTGTCAAGAATATAATTAGAAGTTCTGGAGGAAATACAAGTGCGAGGGAAAGAGAAGTTCCGTACTTTACGCACGAGGATATCAAAGCGGGGGTCATTTACTACGTGACCAAGAAGAGATCGCAGGAGCTGGTCGGCAAGGAGGACAGTTTCCGATTCTTACTGGCGGCGACGATATTCCAGCCGGCCGCAGGCGAAGTTAAAATATTCATTGGGAGCAAATCGAAAAAGAACTTGCCTGGGCCTAATGATCCTGAGAGTCACGAGGGGGTACCC GTGGCGAACGGCGATTCAGCGTCGTACTACCTGACGATCCTGATGGCCCTCTCGGGCGTGGTGCTGGCCATGCTTGTGCTGCTGGCGCTGGTGCGGTGCCGCCGCTGCCTGGCCAGCGACCGCCGCGCGCGAGCCAAGGCGCACGGCCAGAGCCAGGGCGCCGTGGCCCCCATCCCGCTGCCGCGCCCGCCCGACCATCTCATGCCTTCTCCGGCGCATCCCACGCCACCCATAAAGAG ATACGTGTCATCGGAGCAGTCGGTGCACACAGGCGCCAGCACGCCGCTGCCGTCGGGCGGCAGCGTGGCCTGCAAAGTGACGCCGCTGGCCGACGCGGCGCTCCCCGACCTCAACGCGAGGTACCCCTACGGCACCGAAGACCACACAGAC